Proteins encoded together in one Urocitellus parryii isolate mUroPar1 chromosome 3, mUroPar1.hap1, whole genome shotgun sequence window:
- the LOC113178553 gene encoding olfactory receptor 7E178-like, whose amino-acid sequence MYFFLSNLSLDDIGFISTMVPKMLVNIQTYSRAISYMGCLIQMSLFAIFVCMDDMLLTVMAYDRFEAPAAHCVHVNPEDRALTFPGQQNGRLFRSALFGHYPEGKQHGPVPIYVFHFSHPFHTFLFFKRCPSNIEPQNLTRVSEFQLLSLLEDPDLQPILFGLFLSMYLLTILGNLLIILAVSSDSHLHTPMYFFLSNLSLADIGFISTTVPKMLVNLLTHNRTISYVGCLTQMSVFIIFGCMDDLLLTVMAYDRFVAICHPLNYSVIMNSRLCGFLVLLSLLISLLDSQLQNLSVLNFSYFKDVEISNFFCDPSQLLNLTCPETSSSTIVKCLVFAIFGFIPISGIFFSYYKIIFSILRISSSSGKYKAFSTCGSHLTVVCVFYGTSLGVYLGSEVSHSPRKGAVASVMYTVVTPMLNPFIYSLRNKDLKCSLRRLCRSLV is encoded by the exons atgtacttcttcctctccaacctgtcttTGGATGACATTGGTTTCATCTCCACCATGGTCccaaagatgctggtgaacatccaaACTTACAGCAGAGCCATCTCCTACATGGGCTGCCTGATTCAGATGTccctttttgccatttttgtCTGTATGGATGACATGCTTCtgactgtgatggcctatgaccgcttt GAAGCTCCTGCAGCACACTGTGTCCATGTGAATCCTGAGGACAGAGCCCTGACTTTCCCTGGGCAGCAGAATGGAAGGCTTTTCAGATCAGCACTTTTTGGTCACTACCCAGAAGGGAAGCAGCATGGCCCA GTGCCcatttatgtatttcatttctccCATCCTTTccatactttcttatttttcaaaaggtGTCCTAGCAATATAGAGCCACAAAATCTAACACGTGTCTCGGAATTCCAACTCCTGAGCCTCTTAGAGGACCCAGACCTGCAGCCCATCCTCTTTGGACTGTTCCTTTCCATGTACCTGCTCACCAtcctggggaacctgctcatcatcctggctgtcagctctgactcccacctccacacccccatgtacttcttcctctccaacctgtccttggctGACATTGGTTTCATCTCCACCACAGTCCCAAAGATGCTTGTGAACCTCCTAACTCACAACAGAACCATCTCCTATGTGGGGTGCCTGACACAGATgtctgtttttatcatttttggaTGCATGGATGATCTGCTTCtgactgtgatggcctatgaccgctttgtggccatctgccaccctTTGAACTACTCAGTCATTATGAACTCTCGCCTCTGTGGCTTCCTAGTTTTGCTATCTCTTTTAATTAGCCTTTTAGACTCCCAGCTGCAAAACTTGAGTGTCTTAAACTTTTCCTACTTCAAGGATGTAGAAATTTCCAATTTCTTCTGTGACCCTTCTCAACTCCTTAATCTTACCTGTCCTGAAACTTCCTCCAGTACCATTGTCAAATGCTTGGTTTTTGCCATATTTGGGTTTATTCCCATCTCAGGgatctttttctcttattataaaattattttctctattctgAGGATCTCATCCTCCAGTGggaagtacaaagccttctccacctgtgggtctcacctgACTGTTGTCTGTGTATTTTATGGAACTTCCCTTGGAGTGTACCTTGGCTCAGAAGTATCACATTCTCCCAGAAAGGGTGCAGTGGCCTCAGTGATGTACAcagtggtcacccccatgctgaaccccttcatctacagcttACGGAATAAGGACTTAAAATGCTCCCTGAGGAGGCTGTGCCGTAGCTTGGTGTGA
- the LOC113179646 gene encoding putative UDP-sugar transporter protein SLC35A4, whose protein sequence is MSVEEGGMPGLGRPRQARWTLMLLLSTAMYGAHAPLLALCHVDGRVPFRPSSAVLRTELTKLLLCAFSLLVGWQAWPRGAPPWRQAAPFALSALLYGANNNLVIYLQRYMDPSTYQVLSNLKIGSTALFYCLCLRHRLSARQGLALLLLMAAGACYAAGGLQDPGNTLPGPLAAAASPMPLHITPLGLLLLILYSLISGLSSVYTELLMKRQRLPLALQNLFLYTFGVLLNLGLHAGGGPGPGLLEGFSGWAALVVLSQALNGLLMSAVMKHGSSITRLFVVSCSLVVNAILSAALLRLQLTATFFLATLLIGLAVSLYYGSH, encoded by the coding sequence ATGAGTGTAGAGGAAGGTGGTATGCCAGGCCTGGGCCGTCCTAGGCAGGCCCGCTGGACCCTGATGCTCCTCCTATCCACTGCCATGTATGGTGCCCATGCCCCACTGCTGGCGTTGTGCCATGTGGATGGCCGAGTGCCCTTTCGGCCCTCCTCAGCTGTGCTGCGCACTGAGCTGACCAAGTTACTGTTGTGCGCCTTCTCTCTCCTTGTGGGCTGGCAAGCATGGCCCCGGGGGGCCCCACCCTGGCGCCAAGCTGCTCCTTTTGCACTATCTGCCCTGCTCTATGGCGCCAACAACAACCTGGTGATCTATCTACAGCGTTACATGGACCCCAGCACCTACCAGGTGCTGAGCAATCTCAAGATTGGAAGCACAGCCCTATTCTACTGCCTCTGTCTCCGGCACCGCCTCTCTGCACGCCAGGGTTTGGCACTGCTGCTGCTGATGGCTGCAGGGGCCTGCTATGCAGCAGGTGGCCTTCAGGACCCTGGGAACACCCTTCCTGGGCCTCTAGCAGCTGCTGCCAGCCCCATGCCCCTGCATATCACTCCACTGGGACTGCTGCTGCTCATCCTGTACTCTCTCATCTCAGGCTTGTCGTCTGTATACACAGAGCTGCTCATGAAGCGACAGCGTCTGCCCCTCGCACTTCAAAACCTCTTCCTCTACACTTTTGGTGTGCTCCTGAACCTTGGTCTGCATGCAGGTGGTGGTCCTGGCCCAGGCCTCCTGGAGGGTTTCTCAGGATGGGCAGCACTTGTGGTGCTGAGCCAAGCACTAAATGGACTGCTCATGTCCGCTGTCATGAAGCATGGCAGCAGCATCACACGCCTTTTTGTTGTGTCCTGCTCATTAGTGGTCAATGCCATTCTTTCAGCAGCCCTGCTACGGCTGCAACTCACAGCTACATTCTTCCTGGCCACACTGCTCATTGGCCTGGCTGTGAGCCTGTATTATGGTAGTCACTAG